From Jaculus jaculus isolate mJacJac1 chromosome 19, mJacJac1.mat.Y.cur, whole genome shotgun sequence, a single genomic window includes:
- the Cnr1 gene encoding cannabinoid receptor 1 — MKSILDGLADTTFRTITTDLLYMGSNDIQYGDIKGDMASKLGYFPQKFPLTSFRGSPFQEKMTAGDNPQLVPDPANLTEFYNKSLSSYKENEENIQCGENFMDMECFMILNPSQQLAIAVLSLTLGTFTVLENLLVLCVILHSRSLRCRPSYHFIGSLAVADLLGSVIFVYSFVDFHVFHRKDSPNVFLFKLGGVTASFTASVGSLFLTAIDRYISIHRPLAYKRIVTRPKAVVAFCLMWTIAIVIAVLPLLGWNCKKLQSVCSDIFPLIDETYLMFWIGVTSVLLLFIVYAYMFILWKAHSHAVRMIQRGTQKSIIIHTSEDGKVQVTRPDQARMDIRLAKTLVLILVVLIICWGPLLAIMVYDVFGKMNKLIKTVFAFCSMLCLLNSTVNPIIYALRSKDLRHAFRSMFPSCEGTAQPLDNSMGDSDCLHKHANNTASMHRAAESCIKSTVKIAKVTMSVSTDTSAEAL; from the coding sequence ATGAAGTCCATCCTAGATGGCCTTGCTGATACCACCTTCCGCACCATCACCACAGATCTCCTCTATATGGGTTCCAATGACATTCAGTACGGAGACATCAAAGGTGACATGGCATCCAAACTAGGATACTTCCCACAGAAATTCCCTTTAACATCCTTCAGGGGCAGTCCCTTCCAAGAAAAGATGACTGCAGGCGACAACCCCCAGCTGGTCCCAGACCCAGCAAACCTCACAGAATTCTACAACAAGTCTCTCTCGTCATACAAGGAGAATGAGGAGAACATCCAGTGTGGGGAGAACTTCATGGACATGGAGTGCTTCATGATTCTGAACCCCAGCCAGCAGCTGGCCATCGCTGTGCTGTCCCTCACACTGGGCACCTTCACGGTCCTGGAGAACCTGCTGGTGCTCTGTGTCATCCTGCACTCACGCAGCCTCCGCTGCCGGCCTTCCTACCACTTCATTGGCAGCCTGGCAGTGGCTGACCTCCTGGGCAGCGTCATTTTTGTCTACAGCTTTGTCGACTTCCATGTGTTCCACCGTAAGGATAGCCCCAATGTGTTTCTGTTCAAACTGGGTGGCGTCACGGCCTCCTTCACGGCCTCCGTAGGCAGCCTGTTCCTCACAGCCATCGACAGGTACATATCTATTCACAGGCCCCTGGCCTATAAGAGGATCGTCACCAGGCCCAAGGCCGTGGTGGCCTTTTGCCTGATGTGGACCATCGCAATTGTCATTGCTGTGCTGCCACTCCTCGGCTGGAACTGCAAGAAGCTTCAGTCTGTGTGCTCTGACATCTTCCCACTCATTGACGAGACCTATCTAATGTTCTGGATCGGGGTCACCAGCGTGCTGCTGCTGTTCATTGTGTATGCCTATATGTTCATCCTCTGGAAAGCTCACAGCCACGCCGTCCGCATGATTCAGCGTGGAACCCAGAAGAGCATCATCATTCACACGTCCGAGGATGGCAAGGTACAGGTGACCCGCCCTGACCAGGCCCGCATGGACATTAGGCTAGCCAAAACTCTGGTCCTGATCCTGGTGGTTTTGATAATCTGCTGGGGCCCTCTGCTTGCGATCATGGTATATGATGTCTTTGGGAAGATGAACAAGCTCATTAAGACAGTGTTTGCCTTCTGCAGTATGCTCTGCCTCCTGAACTCCACCGTGAACCCCATCATCTATGCTCTGAGGAGCAAGGACCTGAGACATGCTTTCCGCAGTATGTTTCCCTCATGCGAAGGCACAGCACAGCCGCTGGATAACAGCATGGGGGACTCGGACTGCCTGCACAAGCATGCCAACAATACAGCTAGCATGCACAGGGCTGCAGAAAGCTGCATCAAGAGCACAGTCAAGATCGCCAAGGTGACTATGTCTGTGTCCACAGACACGTCTGCTGAGGCCCTGTGA